In a genomic window of Octadecabacter temperatus:
- a CDS encoding YceD family protein — translation MSDMPTHPIRFADLPARKRSHFKIEPDAEGRKALANEIDVLKIPKLRFEGSLIPTGKRDWRIEGTLGATVSQACVVTLEPVTTRIDEDVTRSYVVELDIPDEDEFEIGEDDSADPLPETLDLIDVLAEALVLAMPAYPRKDGVEAETIGVTEPGKDVMTDEDARPFAGLAALRDGLKNKEDTDD, via the coding sequence ATGTCCGATATGCCGACACATCCCATCCGCTTTGCTGACCTGCCCGCGCGAAAGCGGTCTCATTTCAAGATTGAGCCTGATGCAGAGGGCCGCAAAGCCCTCGCGAATGAAATCGACGTGCTGAAGATTCCCAAGTTACGGTTTGAAGGTTCACTGATTCCCACGGGCAAGCGCGACTGGCGTATTGAGGGGACTTTGGGCGCGACCGTCAGCCAAGCCTGTGTCGTAACGCTGGAACCTGTGACCACCCGCATCGACGAAGACGTTACCCGTTCTTATGTGGTCGAACTGGATATTCCCGATGAAGACGAATTCGAAATCGGAGAGGACGACTCAGCCGATCCGTTGCCGGAAACACTCGATCTCATTGACGTTCTGGCGGAAGCTTTGGTGCTGGCTATGCCCGCCTACCCCCGCAAAGACGGCGTCGAGGCCGAAACCATCGGCGTCACCGAACCGGGCAAAGACGTTATGACGGATGAAGACGCACGTCCCTTTGCTGGCCTTGCTGCACTGCGTGATGGCCTCAAAAACAAAGAAGACACCGACGACTAA
- a CDS encoding beta-ketoacyl-ACP synthase III, with amino-acid sequence MTIRAIVRGVGHYLPERVVPNSYFEETLDTTDEWIKTRSGIERRHFAAEDEFTSDLGTKAAQMALEMAGLEADDIDAVIVATSTPDLTFPSAATMIQQKLGMTQGFAFDIQAVCAGFVYALSNANGMIVSGQAKRVLVIGAETFSRILDFTDRGTCVLFGDGAGALILEAQETEGSTSDRGILGTDLNSDGRYRDMLYVDGGMISNQTGFVKMQGNALFRQAVEKLASTADTALVKAGLEHDDVDWIVPHQANIRIIQGTAKKLGVSMDKVVVTVQDHGNTSAASIPLALSVGVERGQIKQGDLVVTEAIGGGLAWGAVVLRW; translated from the coding sequence ATGACCATTCGCGCAATCGTTCGTGGCGTCGGCCACTATCTCCCCGAACGGGTCGTTCCGAATTCCTATTTCGAAGAAACACTCGACACGACGGACGAGTGGATCAAGACACGCTCAGGTATTGAGCGCCGCCATTTCGCAGCAGAAGACGAATTTACATCTGATTTGGGCACGAAAGCCGCGCAAATGGCGCTTGAGATGGCGGGCCTTGAAGCGGATGACATTGATGCTGTGATCGTCGCAACGTCGACGCCTGACCTTACCTTCCCGTCTGCGGCGACGATGATTCAGCAAAAGCTCGGCATGACGCAGGGATTCGCCTTTGACATCCAAGCCGTTTGCGCCGGATTTGTGTACGCATTGTCCAATGCCAACGGAATGATTGTTTCTGGTCAGGCCAAACGCGTGCTTGTTATTGGCGCTGAAACTTTCTCGCGGATCTTGGATTTCACCGACCGTGGAACCTGCGTTTTGTTCGGCGACGGAGCGGGTGCGCTTATCCTAGAAGCCCAAGAAACCGAAGGCTCGACAAGTGATCGTGGTATTCTGGGAACCGATCTGAATTCTGACGGCCGATACCGCGATATGCTGTACGTTGATGGCGGAATGATCAGCAACCAGACCGGCTTTGTGAAAATGCAAGGCAACGCCCTTTTCCGCCAAGCCGTTGAAAAGCTTGCGTCAACTGCGGATACTGCCCTTGTTAAGGCTGGCTTGGAACACGACGACGTTGATTGGATCGTGCCGCATCAAGCCAACATTCGCATCATCCAAGGCACAGCTAAAAAGCTCGGCGTGAGCATGGATAAGGTTGTCGTGACGGTTCAGGATCATGGCAATACCTCTGCGGCCTCTATCCCCCTTGCCCTGTCTGTCGGGGTTGAGCGTGGCCAGATTAAACAAGGTGACCTTGTCGTCACTGAAGCGATTGGCGGCGGCTTAGCCTGGGGTGCAGTCGTTTTGCGCTGGTAG
- the mazG gene encoding nucleoside triphosphate pyrophosphohydrolase → MAEDTLIHSTDPKQQMDRLLAIMRALRDPETGCPWDIEQTFQTIAPYTIEEAYEVADAIERADMDDLRGELGDLLFQSVFHAQMADDAGHFNFNDVARTMSDKMVARHPHVFGDESRDKSADQQTADWEVIKAAERAGKDQGRTLDGVAIGLPALLRAEKLQKRAARVGFDWPDVKFVIDKIAEEAAEVVEARDTLSHEEVTEEVGDLLFVMANLARHLKVDPEVALRAANAKFQRRFEGVEDLLAAQGKTPADSNLDEMDALWDAVKVAEKVSPA, encoded by the coding sequence ATGGCCGAAGATACACTGATCCACTCCACTGATCCCAAACAACAAATGGACCGCCTTTTGGCGATCATGCGCGCCCTGCGTGACCCTGAAACGGGCTGCCCGTGGGATATCGAGCAAACGTTTCAGACCATCGCTCCCTACACGATTGAGGAAGCGTATGAAGTCGCCGACGCCATCGAGCGCGCTGATATGGATGATTTGCGTGGCGAGTTGGGCGATTTACTGTTTCAATCCGTCTTCCATGCGCAAATGGCGGATGATGCTGGGCATTTCAATTTCAACGATGTGGCCCGCACGATGTCCGATAAAATGGTCGCGCGGCACCCGCATGTGTTTGGCGATGAGAGCCGCGATAAATCAGCCGACCAGCAAACTGCCGACTGGGAGGTCATCAAGGCCGCTGAGCGCGCAGGCAAAGATCAGGGCCGCACCCTCGATGGTGTCGCCATCGGCCTCCCCGCGCTGCTACGAGCAGAAAAGCTGCAAAAACGTGCAGCAAGGGTGGGCTTTGACTGGCCGGATGTGAAGTTCGTCATCGACAAGATCGCTGAAGAAGCCGCCGAAGTCGTCGAGGCCCGCGATACCCTCAGCCATGAAGAAGTCACCGAAGAAGTCGGGGACCTTTTGTTCGTCATGGCCAACCTCGCCCGCCACCTGAAGGTCGACCCCGAGGTCGCCCTACGTGCGGCCAATGCGAAATTCCAGAGGCGTTTTGAAGGGGTTGAGGACCTATTGGCGGCACAGGGCAAGACACCCGCCGATAGTAACTTGGACGAGATGGACGCGCTCTGGGATGCTGTGAAGGTGGCGGAAAAAGTAAGCCCCGCCTAA
- the ihfA gene encoding integration host factor subunit alpha: MTNKTLTRMDLADAVHEEVGLSRNESADLVESVLTQMSDALAGGDSVKISSFGTFSIRDKAARIGRNPKTGEEVPITPRRVLSFRPSHLMKDRVAAGNK; this comes from the coding sequence ATGACAAACAAGACATTAACTCGGATGGATTTAGCAGACGCCGTTCACGAAGAAGTAGGCCTGTCGCGCAACGAAAGCGCGGACCTCGTTGAAAGCGTTCTCACACAAATGTCTGATGCCCTTGCTGGCGGCGACAGCGTTAAGATTTCCTCATTCGGAACATTCTCTATCCGCGACAAAGCTGCCCGCATTGGTCGCAACCCTAAGACTGGCGAAGAAGTCCCAATCACGCCCCGCCGCGTATTAAGCTTTCGCCCAAGCCACCTGATGAAAGACCGCGTCGCAGCGGGCAACAAGTAG
- a CDS encoding ABC-F family ATP-binding cassette domain-containing protein, with the protein MARAPLLQLTDIALTFGGDPVFEDLSLVVQPGDRVALVGRNGSGKSTLLKVMAGLVEADKGGVVVAPGMSVGYMEQDPSMEGCATLGDYATSGMDPSDAWRVDSVAEGLKFDPARDVNVASGGERRRAALAKLMAEAPGLMLLDEPTNHMDIEAIRWLERELSQTRTGFVLISHDRAFLNALTRATLWIDRGQVRRQEQGFAHFEEWRDKTWEDEDMQRHKLNRKIKKEARWAVEGISARRTRNQGRLRALQDLRAEKSSQIKRQGTAAMALDAGQSSGKRVIEAFGLNKSFDDKTIVSGFDLTVNRGDRIAFVGPNGVGKTTLIKMLLGEVEPDEGSIKLGTNLEVAVFDQARAQLNPQTTLWDNLTTDPSMSVSGKADQIMVRGQPKHVVGYLKEFLFDEAQARAPVHSLSGGEKARLLLARLMARESNVLVMDEPTNDLDIETLDLLQDLLGEYPGTVLLVSHDRDFIDRVATTTIAMEGNGRAVTYAGGWTDYRNQRAEEEVATPKVSKTKANSDAPKETAAAGLSFTEKHRLEELPNVIARLEAEIAKLGELMADPALFTDHPVKFQKATDALLERQSKLDDAEEEWMMLEEKAG; encoded by the coding sequence ATGGCACGCGCACCCCTTTTACAACTCACCGATATCGCCCTCACATTTGGCGGCGATCCTGTTTTCGAAGACCTATCATTGGTCGTGCAACCGGGGGACCGTGTTGCGCTTGTTGGGCGCAATGGCTCTGGTAAATCCACGCTCCTTAAAGTGATGGCCGGATTGGTCGAGGCTGACAAAGGCGGCGTTGTTGTCGCACCGGGCATGTCTGTGGGCTACATGGAGCAAGACCCAAGCATGGAAGGCTGCGCCACGTTGGGCGATTACGCCACCAGTGGCATGGACCCATCTGATGCATGGCGCGTTGATTCTGTGGCCGAAGGGCTGAAGTTTGATCCTGCGCGTGACGTGAATGTTGCATCCGGTGGCGAACGCCGCCGTGCCGCTTTGGCGAAACTCATGGCCGAAGCGCCGGGTTTGATGTTGCTGGACGAGCCGACAAACCACATGGACATCGAAGCGATCCGTTGGCTGGAACGCGAGCTGTCCCAGACCCGCACAGGCTTTGTTTTGATTTCCCACGACCGTGCATTCCTCAACGCGCTGACCCGCGCGACATTGTGGATTGATCGCGGTCAAGTCCGCCGCCAAGAGCAGGGCTTTGCGCATTTTGAAGAATGGCGCGACAAGACTTGGGAAGACGAGGACATGCAGCGCCACAAGCTGAACCGTAAGATCAAGAAAGAGGCGCGGTGGGCTGTTGAGGGAATTTCTGCGCGCCGTACGCGCAACCAAGGGCGGCTTCGGGCGCTTCAAGATTTACGTGCCGAGAAGTCCAGCCAGATCAAGCGCCAAGGTACGGCAGCAATGGCGCTGGATGCAGGTCAATCGTCCGGTAAACGGGTGATCGAAGCCTTCGGTTTGAACAAGTCATTTGATGATAAGACCATCGTCAGTGGGTTCGATTTGACCGTCAATCGCGGTGATCGAATTGCATTTGTCGGACCTAATGGTGTCGGAAAAACGACACTTATCAAGATGTTGCTAGGTGAAGTTGAACCAGATGAAGGGTCGATCAAGCTCGGCACCAATCTGGAAGTCGCTGTGTTCGACCAAGCCCGCGCACAGCTTAACCCGCAAACGACGTTGTGGGATAATCTCACCACCGATCCAAGTATGTCTGTCAGCGGTAAGGCCGACCAAATCATGGTGCGCGGACAACCAAAGCACGTTGTCGGATATCTAAAAGAATTTCTGTTTGATGAAGCGCAGGCCCGTGCGCCTGTGCATTCTTTGTCGGGTGGTGAAAAGGCGCGGCTGTTGTTGGCTCGTCTGATGGCGCGCGAATCCAATGTGTTGGTGATGGACGAACCGACCAACGATTTGGACATCGAAACGCTGGACCTGTTGCAAGATTTGCTGGGCGAATATCCGGGCACAGTACTGCTGGTCAGTCACGACCGTGATTTCATTGATCGCGTGGCAACAACGACCATCGCAATGGAAGGCAACGGCCGCGCCGTGACCTATGCAGGCGGTTGGACGGATTACCGCAATCAACGCGCCGAAGAAGAAGTCGCCACGCCAAAGGTTTCCAAAACCAAAGCAAATTCAGACGCACCAAAGGAAACGGCTGCGGCAGGGCTAAGCTTCACCGAAAAGCACCGTCTGGAAGAATTGCCGAACGTGATCGCCCGCCTTGAGGCAGAGATCGCCAAACTGGGTGAGCTGATGGCCGACCCTGCGTTGTTCACCGACCATCCGGTGAAATTCCAAAAGGCGACCGATGCCTTGCTGGAACGCCAATCAAAGCTGGATGACGCAGAAGAAGAGTGGATGATGCTTGAGGAAAAGGCGGGGTAG
- a CDS encoding outer membrane protein assembly factor BamE — protein MNITGRKSRAILAGCVLLMSVGCTTLYRNHGYAPTDDQLAEVLVGVDTRDTVSDVVGPPTAGGVTNGGGFFYVQSRFRFLGPLEPKEIEREVVAISFDEEGVVSNVERFGLENGNVVALSRRVTQDNVRDTTFIRQLFGSIGNFNAGDFLGDG, from the coding sequence ATGAACATCACAGGTCGCAAGTCACGCGCCATACTAGCTGGATGCGTGCTGTTGATGTCAGTGGGTTGTACCACGTTATATCGCAATCATGGCTACGCCCCCACGGACGACCAACTGGCCGAAGTGCTGGTTGGCGTTGATACCCGCGACACGGTTTCCGATGTTGTCGGTCCCCCAACTGCGGGTGGCGTCACCAATGGCGGTGGCTTCTTTTATGTCCAATCGCGTTTCCGTTTCTTAGGCCCGCTTGAGCCAAAAGAGATTGAGCGCGAAGTTGTTGCGATCAGTTTTGATGAAGAAGGTGTCGTCAGCAATGTCGAACGCTTCGGCCTTGAGAACGGAAATGTTGTCGCCCTGTCGCGCCGTGTGACGCAGGACAACGTGCGTGATACGACGTTTATTCGCCAGTTGTTTGGTTCAATCGGTAACTTCAATGCTGGTGACTTCCTGGGTGACGGGTGA
- a CDS encoding MerR family transcriptional regulator: protein MSKSRDAFRTISEVSDALDTPAHVLRFWESKFNQVKPVKRAGGRRYYRPTDVDLLAGIKKLLHDDGMTIKGAQKLLREQGVKHVAALGAAVLDNEAEMADATVEAIEPVEVKTVEGPKAAPGPAVEQAPVDVKPVEAAAVPEAEVEIANVVPLTKAPGPALTLNLAPKADPVEPVAEPAEAVSETVTPAATSKMPDVPADPSDSDSKAPARLFHLLHKAPHDKIAAQAQAIAPLLDRMQVLRDRITLR from the coding sequence ATGTCCAAATCCCGCGACGCCTTCCGCACCATTTCAGAAGTATCCGATGCGCTGGACACTCCCGCGCATGTGCTTCGGTTTTGGGAAAGCAAGTTCAACCAAGTTAAGCCTGTCAAACGCGCTGGTGGCCGCCGCTACTATCGCCCGACGGATGTTGACCTGCTCGCAGGGATTAAAAAGCTGCTGCACGATGATGGCATGACCATCAAAGGCGCGCAAAAGCTGCTTCGCGAACAAGGTGTTAAGCACGTCGCAGCCCTTGGCGCTGCGGTTCTGGACAATGAAGCCGAAATGGCGGATGCCACAGTTGAGGCGATTGAACCGGTTGAGGTCAAAACCGTTGAAGGACCCAAAGCGGCCCCAGGGCCCGCTGTGGAACAGGCCCCAGTCGACGTGAAACCCGTAGAAGCGGCCGCCGTTCCCGAGGCCGAGGTCGAAATCGCCAATGTCGTGCCACTTACCAAGGCACCGGGCCCTGCCCTGACGCTCAACCTTGCGCCAAAAGCAGACCCTGTTGAACCCGTGGCCGAACCTGCCGAAGCAGTGTCGGAAACCGTGACACCTGCAGCCACATCCAAGATGCCAGACGTGCCAGCAGACCCGTCCGATTCTGACAGCAAAGCCCCAGCACGTTTATTCCATCTGTTGCACAAGGCCCCGCACGACAAGATCGCAGCGCAAGCACAGGCTATTGCGCCTCTGCTTGACCGGATGCAGGTTCTGCGCGACCGCATCACTCTGCGTTAA
- a CDS encoding DUF938 domain-containing protein — MATDESNKLYAPSASRNAGVLCDVVALVAPKNGDALEIASGTGQHIVAFAAAIPAVQWHPSEVEATRLRSIEAYVHDSELSNISAPITLNATQVGWGETIAPKGLIILANLLHLISEIEAATVLQEGARALAPSGHFCIYGPFKRDGEFTSDGDERFDSDIRAADSEVGYKDDAWIKRTAQNAGLDFMDAHEMPANNLALIFRKS; from the coding sequence ATGGCTACAGACGAAAGCAACAAACTGTACGCGCCATCTGCCTCGCGAAACGCTGGTGTTTTGTGCGATGTTGTCGCTTTGGTAGCACCCAAGAATGGTGATGCATTGGAGATCGCAAGTGGCACAGGGCAACACATAGTTGCATTTGCCGCGGCGATACCCGCAGTTCAATGGCATCCTTCAGAGGTAGAGGCGACACGCCTTCGCAGTATCGAAGCTTACGTTCACGATAGCGAGCTTTCCAATATCTCGGCGCCAATCACACTGAACGCGACCCAAGTTGGGTGGGGCGAAACGATTGCGCCCAAAGGTTTGATTATATTGGCGAACCTGCTTCACCTGATCAGCGAGATCGAGGCTGCGACGGTGCTACAAGAAGGTGCACGGGCGCTTGCGCCATCGGGTCATTTTTGCATTTACGGGCCGTTCAAGCGGGACGGCGAATTCACGAGTGACGGCGACGAACGCTTTGATTCCGATATTCGCGCGGCGGACTCTGAGGTCGGATACAAAGACGATGCGTGGATTAAACGAACAGCGCAAAACGCGGGCTTGGACTTTATGGATGCCCATGAAATGCCAGCGAATAATTTGGCGCTGATCTTCCGAAAGTCTTAG
- the scpB gene encoding SMC-Scp complex subunit ScpB, translated as MNEQTTDAPEANPNTEETLFEAPPMGEQERMVEAILFATADPCTVAELAGRMPHGCDPAEALVYLRKRYEGRGVSLVKVGDAWALRTAPDLGFLMQKETVETRKLSRAAVETLAIVAYHQPVTRAEIEEIRGVSVSRGTIDQLIELEWIRFGRRRMTPGRPVTFVVTQDFLDHFGLENARDLPGLKELRSAGLLESRPAPLLGEGSDDDDDEDDTNQSEMFDES; from the coding sequence ATGAACGAGCAGACAACAGACGCGCCAGAAGCGAACCCAAACACCGAAGAAACTCTGTTTGAGGCCCCGCCAATGGGCGAGCAGGAACGCATGGTTGAGGCGATTTTGTTTGCGACCGCAGACCCGTGCACGGTTGCTGAACTCGCGGGTCGTATGCCCCATGGGTGTGACCCAGCCGAGGCGCTGGTGTACCTTCGCAAGCGCTATGAAGGGCGCGGTGTGTCGCTGGTGAAGGTCGGGGATGCATGGGCGCTGCGCACGGCACCAGACCTTGGATTCTTGATGCAAAAAGAAACGGTTGAGACACGCAAGCTGAGCCGCGCTGCCGTGGAAACATTGGCGATTGTGGCCTATCACCAGCCAGTCACCCGCGCCGAAATCGAAGAAATTCGTGGTGTGTCCGTTAGCCGTGGCACGATCGACCAGTTGATCGAACTGGAATGGATCCGCTTTGGCCGCCGCCGTATGACGCCGGGCCGTCCTGTGACGTTTGTGGTGACGCAAGACTTCCTTGATCACTTCGGGCTTGAGAACGCACGTGATCTGCCTGGCCTTAAAGAGCTGCGCTCAGCCGGTCTATTGGAAAGCCGTCCAGCACCGCTTTTGGGCGAGGGCAGCGATGACGACGACGATGAGGATGACACCAACCAGTCCGAGATGTTTGACGAAAGCTGA
- the rpmF gene encoding 50S ribosomal protein L32 produces the protein MAVPQNKISTSRRNNRRSHHALDGANPNECTSCGELKRPHHICPSCGSYADREVIAQADEIDLDDDAA, from the coding sequence ATGGCTGTCCCACAGAATAAAATCTCCACGTCCCGCCGGAACAACCGTCGGTCCCACCACGCTCTTGATGGTGCGAACCCAAACGAATGTACGTCCTGCGGTGAACTGAAGCGCCCACACCACATCTGCCCATCTTGCGGCAGCTACGCAGACCGTGAAGTCATCGCGCAAGCTGATGAAATCGATCTGGACGACGACGCAGCATAA
- a CDS encoding GNAT family N-acetyltransferase, with the protein MLVTSWVTGEGASRTEVDSIGANLNMAKDSHSLEGTVLARGDYVARFAVTADDLERSQRLRHRCFIEEAGGVARRGGIETDGFDSLCDHVLVEDPAGKLICSFRILYAASGDDVAASYSAQFYDLTRLAEYAEPMLELGRFCVSPDVQDPDVLRIAWGMLAQVVDARSVGLLFGCSSFAGTDAVTYGDAFALLAANHQAPKVWTPAVKATDVVPFGDLGSAVTRKVAMEQLPALLKTYLSMGGWVSDHAVVDTQMNTLHVFTGLEIAAIPPARAKALRAISGD; encoded by the coding sequence ATGCTGGTGACTTCCTGGGTGACGGGTGAGGGCGCAAGCCGCACCGAAGTCGATTCCATTGGGGCCAATTTGAACATGGCCAAGGATTCCCATTCACTTGAGGGCACAGTTCTTGCACGCGGCGATTATGTTGCGCGTTTTGCTGTGACGGCCGATGATTTGGAACGCAGCCAGCGTTTGCGCCATCGCTGTTTTATTGAAGAGGCGGGCGGCGTCGCGCGTCGGGGCGGGATTGAAACCGATGGGTTCGATTCGTTATGTGATCATGTGTTGGTTGAAGACCCTGCGGGGAAACTCATTTGTAGTTTTCGCATACTTTATGCCGCATCTGGCGATGACGTCGCTGCTAGTTATTCAGCGCAGTTTTACGATCTGACCCGATTAGCAGAATACGCGGAGCCGATGCTTGAGCTTGGGCGATTTTGTGTTTCACCAGATGTGCAGGACCCTGATGTTCTACGGATTGCTTGGGGGATGCTTGCACAAGTCGTTGATGCACGGTCTGTGGGGCTGCTGTTTGGCTGTTCATCATTCGCGGGAACGGACGCTGTGACCTACGGGGACGCTTTTGCGCTTTTAGCCGCCAACCACCAAGCACCTAAGGTTTGGACCCCAGCCGTGAAGGCGACTGATGTTGTCCCTTTTGGTGATTTGGGCAGTGCGGTCACGCGAAAAGTGGCGATGGAACAGCTTCCTGCATTGTTGAAAACCTACCTCAGCATGGGCGGTTGGGTCAGTGACCATGCCGTGGTTGATACTCAGATGAACACCTTGCACGTTTTTACAGGCCTTGAGATCGCGGCCATTCCGCCCGCCCGTGCAAAAGCACTGCGCGCAATCTCGGGCGACTGA
- a CDS encoding 2'-deoxycytidine 5'-triphosphate deaminase, whose translation MNNGVLSDDQISALISGGAITATTPFENGQVQPASLDLRLGSRAYRVRASFLTGHGQTVTDRLEQFTMHEIDLTDGAVLEKNCVYVVPLMEALALPAGMTAAASAKSSTGRLDLLTRIITDNGVEFDRVPEGYSGPLYVEICPRSFSVLVQPGLMLNQIIFRNGKTFINDEDLKALHAKTPIVDGTAVISDGLGFSVDLKPTSGDLVGYRAKPHTGVIDLSQIAAYDPAEYWEEVRTKDGHIILDPGAFYILVSREAIAIPPDCAAEMAPYIAMVGEFRVHYAGFFDPGFGWDSAGGAGSRGVLEVRCHEAPFVLEHGQVVGRLVYEHMSQTPAALYGQDIKSNYQGQGLKLSKHFKS comes from the coding sequence ATGAACAACGGTGTACTTTCAGACGATCAAATCAGCGCTCTCATTTCTGGTGGAGCAATCACGGCTACGACACCGTTTGAGAACGGCCAAGTGCAGCCCGCGTCCCTTGATCTGCGCCTAGGGTCCCGCGCCTACCGTGTACGCGCCTCGTTTTTGACGGGTCACGGGCAAACGGTAACGGATCGCCTTGAACAGTTCACCATGCATGAAATCGACCTGACTGACGGTGCGGTGCTGGAAAAGAACTGCGTATATGTTGTTCCGCTTATGGAAGCTCTCGCCCTGCCAGCAGGCATGACTGCCGCGGCGAGTGCGAAATCCTCAACAGGGCGTCTAGACTTGCTTACGCGCATCATCACCGACAACGGCGTTGAATTTGACCGGGTCCCCGAAGGCTATTCCGGTCCGCTTTACGTTGAAATCTGCCCGCGGTCTTTCTCGGTGCTTGTGCAACCGGGTTTGATGCTGAACCAAATCATATTCCGCAACGGCAAGACCTTTATCAATGATGAAGACCTCAAGGCGCTGCACGCCAAGACCCCCATCGTAGACGGAACGGCCGTCATTTCCGATGGTTTGGGCTTTTCGGTTGATCTGAAACCAACCAGCGGTGACCTCGTCGGGTATCGCGCCAAGCCGCATACAGGCGTCATCGACCTGTCCCAAATCGCCGCCTATGATCCGGCCGAATACTGGGAAGAAGTGCGCACCAAAGACGGACACATCATCCTCGATCCTGGTGCGTTTTATATCCTCGTCAGCCGCGAAGCGATTGCGATTCCGCCTGATTGTGCCGCTGAAATGGCCCCCTACATCGCGATGGTCGGTGAATTCCGCGTCCATTACGCGGGTTTCTTCGATCCGGGCTTTGGTTGGGACAGTGCGGGTGGCGCAGGCTCACGCGGGGTGCTTGAGGTTCGCTGCCACGAAGCGCCGTTTGTTCTGGAACATGGCCAAGTGGTGGGCCGATTGGTCTATGAACACATGTCACAGACCCCTGCGGCCCTTTATGGTCAGGACATTAAGTCCAACTACCAAGGGCAAGGCTTAAAGCTGTCTAAGCACTTCAAATCATAA
- the plsX gene encoding phosphate acyltransferase PlsX — MSATDQSTAALVISVDAMGGDEGPAPIVAGLTRFLAANPDTHILLHGRKADLEPLVTKRKIGNSVTIVDAPDVVAMTDKPSHVMRHGKSTSMWSAIDSVRNKEASVCVSCGNTGALMAVSMIRLRKAEGVNRPAIACLWPSRNKAGFNVMLDAGADIRADEEDLLTYALMGASYARNGLGLTKPRVGLLNVGTEEHKGRAELKVAHDMIAAAAPRGDFEYVGFVEGGDLPGSRVDVVVTDGFTGNIALKTGEGTANFVSESLRAAFKTTWFSRIAALLAMTSLSRLKKKIDPRRVNGGVFLGLNGTVIKSHGSADATGVAAAVSLAAQLGRSGFSDKLAARVASAAVLAQDDQTDSATKD, encoded by the coding sequence ATGTCCGCGACTGATCAATCCACTGCTGCACTTGTTATTTCTGTCGACGCCATGGGCGGCGACGAAGGACCCGCGCCAATTGTCGCGGGTCTTACGCGTTTCTTGGCGGCAAACCCTGACACGCATATCTTATTGCACGGGCGCAAAGCAGACCTTGAACCGCTTGTAACCAAACGCAAAATCGGAAACTCTGTTACGATCGTTGATGCGCCTGACGTTGTCGCAATGACGGACAAACCAAGCCACGTTATGCGCCACGGTAAGTCCACATCCATGTGGTCTGCAATTGATTCCGTACGTAACAAAGAAGCATCGGTTTGTGTGTCTTGCGGCAATACCGGCGCGCTTATGGCTGTTTCAATGATCCGCCTGCGTAAGGCCGAAGGCGTGAACCGCCCTGCCATCGCCTGCCTGTGGCCGTCCCGAAATAAGGCTGGCTTTAATGTCATGCTCGACGCCGGCGCTGACATCCGTGCCGATGAAGAAGACCTTTTGACCTATGCCTTGATGGGCGCGTCTTACGCCCGCAACGGGCTGGGCCTGACCAAACCTCGTGTTGGCCTGCTGAATGTTGGCACCGAAGAACACAAAGGCCGCGCCGAGCTGAAGGTCGCCCATGACATGATTGCGGCCGCTGCACCGCGTGGTGATTTCGAATATGTGGGATTCGTTGAAGGCGGTGATTTGCCTGGTTCGCGTGTCGATGTCGTCGTTACAGACGGCTTTACCGGCAATATTGCGCTCAAAACTGGTGAAGGGACCGCGAATTTCGTGTCCGAATCCCTGCGCGCCGCGTTTAAGACGACGTGGTTCTCACGCATTGCCGCCCTCCTCGCAATGACATCCCTGAGTCGTCTCAAGAAAAAGATCGACCCGCGCCGTGTGAACGGTGGGGTCTTCCTCGGCCTCAACGGAACCGTCATCAAAAGCCATGGCAGCGCGGATGCGACAGGTGTTGCGGCAGCCGTCTCACTGGCCGCGCAGCTAGGGCGTTCGGGTTTCTCCGACAAGCTTGCCGCGCGGGTTGCATCAGCCGCCGTGCTTGCCCAAGATGACCAAACCGACAGCGCGACAAAGGACTAG